The Cloeon dipterum chromosome X, ieCloDipt1.1, whole genome shotgun sequence genome includes a window with the following:
- the LOC135945831 gene encoding protein FAM151B isoform X1: MALLKICTLLLLFCHGMTAKLTKAPDVPEYFPEIGGDLSSVTWSHATNSLVKLQDAINDPGLMMLEADVLLGVLTGGGPETIPIMAHPPNTESDLSLQNFLDQVILANANGIRKGIKLDFKSLEVVPIALGMLGALSNQMGFPAWLNADIQQGPVNSTKNPIDSNQFLTECKLNFPESTLSVGWTTRYGIDVFPPIVSGEYTMEMAEGMLKALADNQITQPVTFPVRAALTANSEAAILALLEGTPNSTLTLWGPETDFVNVAALKEVVIKVGRERVYMDIPEKLKDQLVDGVKAGERSGQSKGSLLGAVATVITSVLTAVI, translated from the exons ATGgctttgcttaaaatttgcacGCTTTTGCTTCTGTTTTGCCACG GCATGACTGCCAAATTGACGAAAGCGCCAGATGTTCCTGAGTACTTTCCTGAAATCGGAGGTGACCTGAGCAGCGTGACCTGGTCTCACGCCACCAACAGTCTTGTGAAACTGCAGGATGCAATCAATGACC CCGGATTGATGATGTTGGAGGCGGACGTGCTGCTCGGAGTGCTGACTGGGGGCGGCCCTGAAACCATCCCGATCATGGCCCACCCTCCAAATACCGAATCTGATCTCTCTCTGCAGAACTTTCTGGATCAGGTCATTCTGGCAAACGCAAACGGCATCAGGAAAGGTATTAAGCTGGACTTTAAATCTCTGGAGGTTGTGCCAATCGCCCTTGGTATGCTTGGAGCACTTTCAAaccag ATGGGCTTTCCAGCTTGGTTGAACGCTGACATTCAGCAAGGACCAGTGAACAGCACCAAAAATCCAATTGACTCTAATCAATTCTTGACTGAATGCAAACTGAACTTCCCTGAGAGCACCTTGTCTGTGGGCTGGACTACAAGATATGGAATTGACGTCTTTCCACCCATTGTGTCTGGCGAATACACCATGGAAATG GCAGAAGGCATGTTGAAAGCCTTGGCAGACAATCAGATCACGCAGCCCGTGACCTTCCCTGTGAGGGCAGCCCTGACCGCAAACTCGGAAGCTGCGATCTTGGCCCTGCTGGAAGGAACCCCAAACAGCACCCTGACCTTGTGGGGTCCTGAAACTGACTTTGTCAACGTCGCAGCGTTGAAAGAGGTGGTGATCAAAGTTGGCAGGGAAAGAGTGTACATGGATATTCCTGAAAAACTCAAAGACCAACTAGTGGATGGAGTTAAAGCTGGTGAACGGAGTGGACAAAGCAAAGGATCTCTTCTTGGAGCTGTAGCAACTGTAATTACATCTGTTTTAACAGCAGTGATTTAA
- the LOC135945831 gene encoding protein FAM151B isoform X2, producing the protein MTAKLTKAPDVPEYFPEIGGDLSSVTWSHATNSLVKLQDAINDPGLMMLEADVLLGVLTGGGPETIPIMAHPPNTESDLSLQNFLDQVILANANGIRKGIKLDFKSLEVVPIALGMLGALSNQMGFPAWLNADIQQGPVNSTKNPIDSNQFLTECKLNFPESTLSVGWTTRYGIDVFPPIVSGEYTMEMAEGMLKALADNQITQPVTFPVRAALTANSEAAILALLEGTPNSTLTLWGPETDFVNVAALKEVVIKVGRERVYMDIPEKLKDQLVDGVKAGERSGQSKGSLLGAVATVITSVLTAVI; encoded by the exons ATGACTGCCAAATTGACGAAAGCGCCAGATGTTCCTGAGTACTTTCCTGAAATCGGAGGTGACCTGAGCAGCGTGACCTGGTCTCACGCCACCAACAGTCTTGTGAAACTGCAGGATGCAATCAATGACC CCGGATTGATGATGTTGGAGGCGGACGTGCTGCTCGGAGTGCTGACTGGGGGCGGCCCTGAAACCATCCCGATCATGGCCCACCCTCCAAATACCGAATCTGATCTCTCTCTGCAGAACTTTCTGGATCAGGTCATTCTGGCAAACGCAAACGGCATCAGGAAAGGTATTAAGCTGGACTTTAAATCTCTGGAGGTTGTGCCAATCGCCCTTGGTATGCTTGGAGCACTTTCAAaccag ATGGGCTTTCCAGCTTGGTTGAACGCTGACATTCAGCAAGGACCAGTGAACAGCACCAAAAATCCAATTGACTCTAATCAATTCTTGACTGAATGCAAACTGAACTTCCCTGAGAGCACCTTGTCTGTGGGCTGGACTACAAGATATGGAATTGACGTCTTTCCACCCATTGTGTCTGGCGAATACACCATGGAAATG GCAGAAGGCATGTTGAAAGCCTTGGCAGACAATCAGATCACGCAGCCCGTGACCTTCCCTGTGAGGGCAGCCCTGACCGCAAACTCGGAAGCTGCGATCTTGGCCCTGCTGGAAGGAACCCCAAACAGCACCCTGACCTTGTGGGGTCCTGAAACTGACTTTGTCAACGTCGCAGCGTTGAAAGAGGTGGTGATCAAAGTTGGCAGGGAAAGAGTGTACATGGATATTCCTGAAAAACTCAAAGACCAACTAGTGGATGGAGTTAAAGCTGGTGAACGGAGTGGACAAAGCAAAGGATCTCTTCTTGGAGCTGTAGCAACTGTAATTACATCTGTTTTAACAGCAGTGATTTAA
- the Oga gene encoding protein O-GlcNAcase, producing the protein MTEKVAKIDSDPSVEKSGSSGFVCGVVEGFYGRPWTSEQRKDLFVKMKKWGMDSYLYAPKDDYKHRAYWRELYSVEEAEHLTALITSAKENGIIFYYAISPGLDITYSSVKEVSALKRKLEQVSQFGCEAFALLFDDIEPEMSEADKEVYQSFAHAQVSVTNEIFQHLGQPKFMLCPTQYCAARAVPDVKTSEYLNTIGSKLVPEIDVMWTGPKVISRLLTVESIEEITDVLKRPPIIWDNLHANDYDQKRVFLGPYSGRSPDIMKKIRGVLTNPNCEYGANFVAIHTLAQWSRCSIDGKVDLSLNDTVSADIKLEIETEDGVAEDVPTTLTPLMYHPRRALRNAIIEWLPEFKKSRHVWGPIEPKPQVITTNTVCTTIAPSAPPSAFPPTVNTCISVTTTTTSSTTGCIAVPVSNHSSQLETLADVCSFPHPGPFVNSLAADSKIASSDDGGSQTSQTTEPMEVNATPDSSLPASISSTELKKSSNEDVAMADNVSCESCSTSVTPTGSSNMQMSSVLGGSSSMLVEETLTGQDRDLTEEDLILLCELFYLPFEHGAQGSQLLQEFAWLKMNAAAVIQAKSKSDGEISSPEVQEWMKRSERFNEITESLNQLFQRLSYSNNRELLFDLYPYVWDIRGVVSILSCYVKWLGSSKSLKDTLNNVDQEAWMFRGGLIADLQRQIPIDSSNDLFLYKPPDVPCHKIYNIRPYLPADESAIYSICIKTCMDGMDGTETFEKYPELAADKIVGPFLNFSPENCFVVEDGWDIVGYGLAALDAKDFLRKSEMAWIPNLREKYPKTESAETVAEKMIIDIYSFKNDLPDVLASHNPSVITSALLTSVLDQSVSKRLMTCIFAALRANGSLGCHVEIKTSEKYLHEFYTKLGFVEICQGQYPDTVFLGRSF; encoded by the exons ATGACTGAGAAAGTAGCTAAAATCGACAGCGACCCGAGCGTTGAGAAGAGTGGAAGCAGTGGCTTTGTCTGTGGAGTTGTAGagg GATTCTATGGAAGACCTTGGACCAGTGAGCAGAGgaaagatttatttgtaaa aatgaaaaaatgggGCATGGACTCGTATCTGTACGCGCCAAAGGACGATTACAAGCACAGAGCTTACTGGCGAGAGTTGTATTCTGTCGAGGAGGCTGAGCATCTTACCGCCCTCATCACTTCAGCTAAGGAGAACGGAATTATTTTCTACTACGCCATCTCTCCTGGTCTGGACATCACCTACTCTAGTGTCAAAGAGGTGTCAGCCCTCAAAAGAAAACTAGAACAGGTGTCCCAGTTTGGGTGTGAAGCATTCGCCCTTCTCTTCGACGACATAGAGCCTGAAATGTCTGAGGCGGACAAAGAGGTTTACCAGTCGTTTGCCCATGCACAA GTTTCCGTAACTAACGAGATCTTCCAACACTTGGGACAGCCCAAGTTCATGCTGTGCCCAACACAGTATTGTGCAGCCAGAGCAGTTCCTGATGTTAAGACTTCTGAGTATTTGAACACCATTGGTTCAAAACTTGTGCCAGAAATTGACGTAATGTGGACAG GTCCAAAAGTGATTTCACGATTGCTGACTGTCGAGTCGATAGAGGAAATAACAGACGTGCTGAAGAGACCTCCAATTATTTGGGACAACCTGCACGCCAACGACTATGACCAGAAGAGAGTCTTCCTTGGCCCCTACTCTGGCAGGAGTCCAGATATCATGAAGAAGATCAGGGGAGTGCTGACCAATCCCAACTGCGAATATGGCGCTAATTTTGTGGCCATTCACACTCTGGCCCAGTGGAGCAGATGCAGCATAGATGGAAAAGTTGATCTCAGTTTAA ATGATACAGTGAGTGCTGACATAAAGCTAGAAATCGAGACTGAAGACGGCGTGGCCGAGGACGTTCCTACCACGCTCACCCCCCTGATGTATCACCCTCGGCGAGCCCTGCGCAACGCCATCATTGAGTGGCTGCCCGAGTTTAAGAAGTCCCGGCACGTCTGGGGTCCGATCGAGCCGAAGCCGCAGGTCATCACAACCAACACTGTTTGCACCACAATCGCTCCGAGTGCTCCGCCATCTGCTTTCCCCCCAACAGTCAACACTTGCATCAGTGTCACCACGACCACCACATCGTCAACAACGGGCTGCATCGCTGTCCCGGTGTCCAACCACTCGTCACAGTTGGAAACCTTGGCTGACGTCTGCAGTTTT CCTCATCCTGGACCCTTTGTAAATTCGTTGGCAGCCGACAGCAAAATTGCGAGCAGTGATGATGGCGGGTCTCAAACCAGCCAAACCACAGAGCCGATGGAGGTGAACGCAACACCAGATTCATCCCTTCCTGCCTCCATATCATCCACTGAGCTTAAGAAGTCGTCCAACGAGGATGTGGCCATGGCAGATAATGTAAGCTGCGAGAGTTGCTCCACCTCAGTGACCCCAACTGGATCATCAAACATGCAG ATGAGCAGTGTTCTCGGCGGCAGCTCCTCCATGTTGGTAGAAGAGACGCTGACCGGCCAAGATCGCGATCTCACAGAGGAAGATTTGATTCTGTTGTGCGAACTATTCTACCTTCCCTTCGAGCATGGCGCGCAGGGCTCGCAGCTCTTGCAGGAGTTCGCTTGGCTCAAGATGAATGCCGCCGCTGTGATTCAAGCTAAAAGCAAGTCTGACGGAGAGATCAGCAGTCCAGAG GTGCAGGAGTGGATGAAGAGGTCTGAACGCTTCAACGAAATCACCGAGTCTCTGAACCAACTTTTTCAGAGACTTTCATACAGCAATAATCGAGAGCTGTTGTTTGATTTGTATCCATATGTGTGGGACATCAGAGGAGTGGTTTCAATTCTCAGCTGCTACGTCAAATGGCTAG GCTCATCTAAATCCTTAAAAGATACTCTCAACAACGTTGATCAGGAGGCCTGGATGTTTCGTGGAGGACTGATTGCTGATCTACAG cgACAAATTCCAATAGACTCAAGCAATGACCTTTTTCTATACAAACCTCCTGATGTGCCTTGCCACAAAATCTACAACATACGACCTTATTTGCCAGCTGACGAGTCGGCCATCTACTCTATCTGCATCAAAACATGCATGGATGGCATGGACGGTACTGAGACGTTCGAGAAATATCCAGAACTTGCTGCAGACAA GATTGTCGGTCCCTTCCTCAACTTTTCTCCAGAAAATTGCTTTGTAGTTGAGGACGGCTGGGATATAGTTGGCTACGGCCTGGCAGCTCTTGACGCCAAGGATTTTTTGCGCAAGTCAGAAATGGCCTGGATTCCCAACTTACGTGAAAAATACCCTAAAACTGAATCTGCAGAAACTGTGGCTgag AAAATGATCATTGACATCTACAGTTTCAAAAACGATTTGCCCGACGTGTTAGCTTCTCACAACCCTTCGGTCATAACATCTGCTTTGCTGACTTCAGTTCTGGACCAGAGTGTGTCTAAGCGCCTCATGACTTGCATCTTCGCTGCCTTGAGAGCCAATG GTTCTCTGGGCTGTCACGTAGAAATCAAAACGTCGGAGAAGTATCTGCACGAGTTTTATACCAAGCTGGGCTTCGTGGAGATTTGTCAAGGTCAATACCCCGATACAGTTTTCTTAGGAAGATCATTTTAA
- the LOC135946288 gene encoding cuticle protein 21-like gives MKCFIILSAAVALAACAPHPNLIANHNYHWAAPVVSSQYHAQDELGQYSYGYAGGPSAKHEVKTWDGVTRGGYSYIDANGLVQTVNYISDPVHGFRVAATNLPLGPGSAPAPVVDTPEVAAAKVAHAAAHVSAKVAVPVAVAAPVAVAAPVPVVDTPEVAAAKADHLAAHAAAKVAAIAAPVAVAAPVAVAAPVAAAPVALAAPAVHAPIAYAPYAGYAPAYSAFNWGVPVASSQYHAQDELGQYSYGYAGGPSTKHETKTWDGITRGGYSYIDANGIVQTVNYISDPVHGFRVAATNLPLGPGIAPAPVVDTPEVVAARSAHLAAHAEAKARV, from the exons ATGAAGTGCTTC ATCATTCTGTCCGCTGCCGTGGCGCTGGCCGCCTGCGCGCCTCATCCTAATCTGATTGCCAACCACAACTACCACTGGGCCGCGCCCGTGGTCAGCAGCCAGTACCACGCACAGGATGAATTGGGCCAGTACAGCTACGGCTATGCCGGCGGCCCATCCGCCAAACACGAGGTGAAGACCTGGGATGGTGTCACTCGTGGTGGATACTCTTACATCGACGCCAACGGCCTCGTTCAGACCGTCAACTACATCTCCGACCCCGTCCACGGCTTCAGGGTGGCAGCCACCAACCTGCCCCTGGGACCTGGCTCCGCTCCTGCCCCCGTCGTCGACACCCCTGAGGTGGCCGCCGCCAAGGTGGCACACGCCGCCGCTCACGTCTCCGCCAAGGTTGCCGTTCCCGTCGCCGTGGCCGCCCCCGTGGCCGTCGCTGCCCCCGTCCCCGTCGTCGACACCCCTGAAGTGGCCGCCGCCAAGGCCGATCACCTGGCCGCTCACGCCGCTGCCAAGGTGGCCGCCATCGCCGCTCCCGTGGCCGTCGCTGCCCCCGTCGCCGTTGCTGCccccgtcgccgccgcccccgtGGCTCTGGCCGCCCCCGCCGTGCACGCTCCCATCGCCTACGCACCCTACGCTGGCTACGCTCCTGCCTACTCGGCCTTCAACTGGGGAGTGCCCGTCGCCAGCAGCCAGTACCACGCTCAGGACGAGCTCGGCCAGTACAGCTACGGCTACGCCGGCGGCCCGTCGACCAAGCACGAGACCAAGACCTGGGACGGCATCACCCGTGGCGGATACTCCTACATCGACGCCAACGGCATCGTGCAGACCGTCAACTACATCTCCGACCCCGTCCACGGCTTCAGGGTGGCAGCCACCAACCTGCCCCTTGGCCCTGGCATCGCCCCCGCCCCCGTCGTTGACACCCCTGAGGTCGTGGCCGCCAGGTCTGCCCATTTGGCCGCCCATGCTGAGGCCAAGGCACGCgtctga